In the Setaria italica strain Yugu1 chromosome VI, Setaria_italica_v2.0, whole genome shotgun sequence genome, one interval contains:
- the LOC101766148 gene encoding transmembrane 9 superfamily member 9, with the protein MRTPAMLRWATVALVALLAAAPAAAFYLPGVAPNDFQKKDPLLVKVNKLTSTKTQLPYSYYSLPFCKPNTIVDSAENLGEVLRGDRIENSPYVFEMREPKMCQIVCKASIDDKQAKELKEKIEDEYRVNMILDNLPLVVPIPRQDRDAVVYQGGYHVGVKGQYAGSKDEKVFIHNHLTFLVKYHKDETTELSRIVGFEVKPFSINHQFEGQWNDKNTRLITCDPHASKLVRSSDTPQEVEAGKEIIFTYDVGFEESDVKWASRWDTYLLMTDDQIHWFSIVNSLMIVLFLSGMVAMIMLRTLYRDISRYNQLETEEEAQEETGWKLVHGDVFRPPENSDLLCVCVGTGVQFFGMLLVTMIFAVLGFLSPSNRGGLMTAMLLTWVLMGLFAGYASSRFYKMFKGSEWKSITLKTAFLFPGIAFSIFFILNALIWGEKSSGAVPFTTMFALVLLWFGISVPLVFVGSYLGFKQPAIEAPVKTNKIPRQIPEQSWYMNPAFTVLIGGILPFGAVFIELFFILTSIWLHQFYYIFGFLFLVFIILIITCAEITIVLCYFQLCSEDYNWWWRSYLTSGSSAIYLFLYAGFYFFTKLQITKLVSGILYFGYMLLASFAFCVLTGAIGFCACFWFTRLIYSSVKID; encoded by the exons ATGCGGACGCCGGCGATGCTCCGCTGGGCCACGGTGGCGCTCGtggcgctcctcgccgccgcgccggccgccgccttctATCTCCCCGGCGTCGCGCCCAACGACTTCCAGAAG AAAGATCCACTTTTGGTGAAGGTGAATAAGCTGACATCCACAAAGACACAGCTTCCCTACTCCTATTACTCTCTTCCTTTCTGCAAGCCAAACACGATAGTTGACAGTGCGGAGAATCTTGGAGAAGTTCTGCGCGGTGATCGCATTGAGAACTCCCCTTATGTG TTTGAGATGAGGGAGCCCAAGATGTGCCAGATTGTCTGCAAAGCATCGATTGATGATAAACAAGCAAAGGAGCTCAAGGAAAAGATAGAGGATGAGTACCGGGTGAACAT GATCCTTGACAACCTCCCGCTAGTTGTTCCTATACCAAGGCAGGATAGGGATGCTGTTGTTTATCAGGGTGGATATCATGTTGGTGTCAAGGGCCAGTACGCTGGT AGCAAGGACGAGAAGGTCTTTATCCACAACCACTTGACATTTTTAGTTAAATACCACAAGGATGAAACTACAGAACTCTCTAGAATTGTTGGATTTGAGGTCAAACCATTCAG TATTAACCATCAGTTTGAAGGCCAATGGAATGATAAAAACACTCGTTTGATCACATGCGATCCTCATGCGAGCAAGCTTGTGAGAAGCTCAGATACTCCTCAGGAGGTTGAAGCTGGAAAGGAAATCATATTTACCTATGATGTTGGCTTTGAG GAGAGCGATGTCAAGTGGGCTTCTCGCTGGGACACGTATCTGTTAATGACAGATGATCAAATTCACTGGTTTTCTATTGTGAACTCTCTCATGATCGTACTCTTCTTATCTGGGATGGTGGCCATGATTATGCTCCGCACTCTGTATAGAGATATCTCCAGGTACAACCAGCTTGAAACTGAAGAAGAAGCCCAAGAAGAGACAGGATGGAAGCTTGTTCACGGAGATGTGTTCCGACCTCCTGAAAACTCTGACTTACTCTGTGTCTGCGTTGGGACTGGTGTTCAGTTCTTTGGTATGCTGCTAGTAACCATGATTTTCGCTGTTTTGGGATTCCTTTCACCATCGAACCGAGGAGGGCTGATGACTGCCATGCTGCTCACTTGGGTCTTGATGGGATTGTTTGCTGGATATGCTTCTTCACGCTTCTATAAGATGTTTAAAGGATCAGAATGGAAGAGTATCACCCTAAAGACTGCCTTCCTGTTTCCTGGGATTGCTTTCAGTATTTTCTTCATCCTGAATGCTCTTATATGGGGGGAGAAGTCGTCTGGTGCTGTTCCTTTCACCACAATGTTTGCCTTGGTCCTCCTATGGTTTGGTATCTCAGTTCCTCTTGTATTTGTTGGGAGCTACCTGGGCTTCAAGCAACCTGCCATTGAGGCTCCGGTGAAGACTAACAAGATCCCAAGACAGATCCCTGAGCAGTCTTGGTACATGAACCCTGCCTTCACCGTTCTTATTGGTGGCATTCTTCCATTTGGGGCTGTCTTTATTGAGCTCTTCTTCATCCTCACATCGATTTGGCTTCACCAGTTCTACTACATCTTTGGCTTCCTTTTCCTGGTGTTCATTATCCTCATCATCACCTGTGCGGAGATTACGATCGTGCTGTGCTATTTCCAACTGTGCAGTGAGGACTATAATTGGTGGTGGAGGTCCTATCTCACCTCAGGATCATCTGCAATCTACCTCTTCCTGTATGCCGGGTTCTACTTCTTCACTAAGCTGCAGATCACCAAACTGGTGTCAGGCATACTGTACTTTGGCTACATGCTTCTCGCCTCGTTTGCGTTCTGTGTGCTTACCGGTGCAATCGGCTTCTGCGCCTGCTTCTGGTTCACGAGATTGATCTACTCATCTGTGAAGATCGACTAG